One segment of Candidatus Leptovillus gracilis DNA contains the following:
- a CDS encoding dehydratase gives MTKPAYHPRGLYFEGFEIGQILLTAGRTISETDIVNFAGLSGDFNRIHTDAVYAAQESFGQRVAHGLLVQSVATGLAVQTGFIEGTVLAFRELSCKFSLPVFIGDTIHVRIEITDTKAFARLGGGNITMKYSVINQDDKVVQRGDWVMLVKSKG, from the coding sequence ATGACCAAACCTGCTTACCACCCTCGTGGACTTTACTTTGAAGGGTTTGAGATCGGCCAGATTTTGCTGACCGCCGGGCGCACCATCAGCGAAACCGACATCGTGAATTTCGCCGGATTGTCCGGCGATTTCAACCGTATCCACACCGACGCGGTTTATGCGGCTCAGGAATCATTTGGGCAGCGCGTGGCGCATGGTTTGTTGGTGCAGTCTGTGGCTACCGGGCTGGCGGTGCAGACGGGCTTTATTGAGGGCACGGTGCTGGCTTTTCGGGAATTGTCTTGCAAATTTAGTTTGCCGGTTTTTATTGGCGACACGATCCACGTCAGAATTGAGATCACCGACACAAAAGCGTTTGCCCGCCTGGGTGGGGGGAACATTACCATGAAGTACAGCGTTATAAATCAGGATGATAAAGTTGTGCAACGTGGAGATTGGGTCATGTTAGTGAAGAGCAAAGGATAA
- a CDS encoding transglycosylase domain-containing protein has protein sequence MANDTNEQDTAAHQPPQPAKKPTDQPGDDQPHSETISLLDLMAELARENEPPARDNAPTQTIFPPQISLGTDSDDATLTGAPAPTQPAHRQPIPLPLTPEEIPPQERPLEYDPDATNVSPRVAIPGGRTPDDEAVTRLYRPVKRPSADQPTPLPTTQPRRGTTRPSNQPPAATPATPATRRATPPPAQVAVPTPGRSAAPPKPRRRRDWHGCLARVLVIGLVGILLFSILGVVAAAIGYTSIARDLPSVAELEARASSFETARVYDRYGREIFSLADPNMGNRTRVSLDQISPYLIQATIATEDSRFYDNPGFDPIGLARAVFQAAREGEQIAGTSTITQQLVRAVLLDETERTERTARRKIREIILAAELARTYKKDTILELYLNEIYYGNLAYGIEAAAQTYFDKPAKDLTLAEASLLAGLPQAPAAWDPYTAPDLAVGRQWQVLNLMISDDYVTTEEAQAALNEMNVRVYELRPRAPQIDYPHFTFTVLQQAEELLGAQSIYRGGLRIYTTLDPAAQDLAQQTMTANRASVQAGGANNAALVAIKPETGEVLALVGSIDFYDEAISGQVNMVLAPRQPGSSLKPMVYLSAMEAGWTPSTLIWDVQTQFTDGANAPYVPKNFDDIFHGPLRLRPALGNSYNIPAVKAMEFYGVCNFIANMQKVGLTALRDEGCAEVGQPRNYGLSLALGGGEIPPLQMAGAFATLANQGRYLPPYTIVRIEDGRNNILYEHVQRPSAEAQVVRPEHAYLMSNILSDNNARLEEFGANNRLQIPGHRVAVKTGTSGSSANDVRDGWTIGYSAHVVTAVWVGNTSNQPIAPGQSGYQLATPIWNSFMTQYHADKQPLDFVRPPGIIEAEICADSGTRPGPDCANRAVEVFAGDQPPLDSSYDFSQVVPVDLWTNLRANAACAESVVESNFFTILVNGRPDVIARERLLAQQWLEQTAVGQNWAAQRNIALPLKLPPEQLCDANTPRPQVSINQPSANSEVGNLVEIRGTAKGPNFAGYMVEWGISHDPGGWGVVQERRPEQVDNDLLATWDLSEIDFSGPVTVRVTIYGPDNPYTPENDPVSLESRVLLTLQQPTPTPTGTPTETPTPTETATPSTTPTATPTSTNTPPGATPTPSPTPVEDEMTATPTLEPTPTETPTATPSS, from the coding sequence ATGGCAAACGACACCAACGAACAAGATACAGCGGCTCATCAGCCGCCCCAACCGGCCAAGAAACCAACCGATCAACCGGGCGATGATCAGCCTCACAGCGAAACGATCTCATTGTTGGATTTGATGGCCGAACTGGCGCGAGAAAATGAGCCGCCTGCGCGTGATAACGCGCCGACACAAACAATCTTTCCACCGCAAATCTCGCTGGGCACAGACAGCGATGATGCCACCCTGACCGGCGCACCAGCCCCCACACAGCCCGCCCATCGCCAACCAATTCCGCTGCCGCTGACGCCAGAGGAGATTCCGCCGCAGGAACGGCCGTTAGAATACGACCCCGACGCCACCAATGTCAGCCCACGGGTGGCTATTCCCGGCGGCCGCACCCCAGACGATGAAGCCGTGACGCGCCTGTATCGGCCGGTGAAACGGCCGTCTGCCGACCAACCCACCCCACTGCCCACCACCCAACCCCGACGCGGAACGACACGGCCGTCCAACCAACCCCCGGCGGCCACGCCCGCCACGCCCGCCACGCGCCGCGCCACCCCACCACCCGCCCAAGTCGCTGTGCCGACCCCCGGCCGGTCGGCGGCGCCGCCCAAACCCCGCCGCCGCCGCGACTGGCATGGCTGTTTGGCCCGCGTGTTGGTTATCGGTCTGGTTGGCATTCTCTTGTTCAGTATCCTGGGCGTCGTGGCGGCGGCCATTGGCTACACCAGCATCGCCCGCGACCTGCCATCGGTCGCCGAATTAGAAGCGCGCGCCAGCAGCTTTGAAACAGCCCGCGTCTACGACAGGTACGGCCGTGAAATTTTCTCCCTGGCCGACCCCAACATGGGCAACCGCACCCGCGTTTCCCTGGACCAAATCTCGCCATACCTCATCCAGGCCACCATTGCCACTGAGGATTCCCGTTTTTACGACAATCCCGGCTTCGACCCCATCGGCCTGGCCCGCGCCGTCTTCCAGGCCGCCCGCGAAGGAGAGCAAATCGCCGGAACCAGCACCATCACCCAACAGCTTGTCCGCGCCGTTTTGCTGGATGAAACCGAACGCACCGAGCGTACTGCCCGGCGTAAAATCCGCGAGATCATTCTAGCCGCCGAACTGGCTCGTACCTACAAAAAAGATACCATCCTGGAGCTGTATCTCAACGAAATTTACTACGGCAATCTGGCCTATGGCATTGAAGCGGCCGCCCAGACCTACTTCGACAAACCGGCCAAAGATCTCACCCTGGCCGAAGCCTCTTTGCTGGCCGGGCTGCCCCAGGCCCCGGCCGCCTGGGACCCCTACACCGCGCCTGATCTGGCCGTTGGCCGGCAGTGGCAGGTGCTGAATCTGATGATCAGTGACGACTACGTGACCACAGAAGAGGCCCAGGCCGCGCTGAACGAAATGAATGTTCGCGTTTATGAGCTGCGCCCCAGAGCGCCCCAGATTGATTACCCGCATTTCACCTTCACCGTCTTGCAGCAGGCAGAAGAGCTGCTGGGCGCGCAATCAATTTACCGGGGTGGGCTGCGCATTTACACCACCCTGGACCCGGCAGCCCAAGACCTGGCCCAGCAAACGATGACGGCCAACCGCGCCAGCGTTCAGGCTGGCGGGGCCAACAACGCCGCCCTGGTGGCCATCAAACCAGAAACCGGCGAAGTGTTGGCTCTGGTGGGCAGTATAGATTTTTATGACGAGGCCATCAGCGGGCAGGTGAACATGGTTCTGGCTCCGCGTCAACCCGGCTCCAGCCTGAAACCGATGGTCTACTTGTCGGCGATGGAAGCGGGTTGGACGCCATCTACGCTGATTTGGGATGTACAGACGCAGTTTACCGATGGGGCCAATGCGCCTTATGTGCCCAAGAATTTTGACGATATATTCCATGGGCCGCTGCGGCTGCGGCCGGCGTTGGGCAACTCCTACAACATCCCGGCGGTGAAGGCGATGGAGTTTTATGGTGTGTGTAACTTCATCGCCAACATGCAAAAAGTGGGTCTGACGGCGCTGCGTGACGAAGGCTGCGCCGAGGTGGGCCAACCGCGTAACTATGGCCTGTCGCTGGCTTTGGGCGGGGGTGAAATCCCGCCGCTGCAAATGGCCGGAGCGTTTGCCACTCTAGCCAACCAGGGACGCTACCTGCCGCCATACACCATCGTTCGCATTGAAGATGGGCGCAACAATATTCTGTATGAACACGTGCAACGGCCGTCAGCCGAAGCCCAGGTGGTGCGGCCCGAACACGCCTATTTGATGAGCAACATCTTGTCGGACAACAATGCCCGGCTGGAGGAGTTTGGGGCCAACAATCGACTACAAATCCCCGGCCACCGGGTGGCGGTGAAGACGGGCACGTCGGGCAGTTCGGCCAACGATGTGCGTGATGGCTGGACCATTGGCTATTCGGCGCATGTGGTAACGGCCGTGTGGGTGGGCAACACCAGCAACCAGCCTATCGCTCCCGGACAGTCTGGCTACCAGCTTGCCACGCCCATCTGGAACAGCTTCATGACCCAGTACCACGCCGACAAACAGCCGTTAGATTTTGTGCGGCCGCCGGGCATCATTGAAGCTGAGATTTGCGCCGATTCCGGCACGCGCCCCGGCCCTGACTGCGCCAATCGCGCGGTGGAGGTGTTTGCCGGCGATCAACCGCCATTAGACAGCAGCTACGATTTCAGCCAGGTTGTGCCTGTGGACCTGTGGACCAATTTACGCGCCAATGCCGCGTGCGCCGAATCGGTGGTCGAATCCAACTTCTTCACCATTTTGGTGAACGGCCGTCCCGATGTGATCGCCCGTGAGCGCCTGTTGGCGCAACAATGGCTGGAACAAACGGCCGTCGGCCAAAATTGGGCCGCCCAGCGCAACATTGCCCTGCCGTTGAAACTACCGCCTGAACAACTCTGCGACGCCAACACCCCCCGGCCACAAGTCAGCATCAACCAACCATCGGCCAATAGTGAAGTTGGCAATCTGGTGGAAATTCGCGGCACGGCCAAAGGGCCAAACTTCGCCGGGTATATGGTGGAATGGGGCATCAGCCATGATCCGGGTGGGTGGGGTGTTGTGCAAGAGCGGCGGCCAGAACAGGTGGACAACGACCTGCTGGCAACCTGGGACCTCAGCGAGATAGATTTCAGCGGCCCCGTGACCGTGCGCGTGACCATTTACGGGCCAGACAATCCTTATACGCCGGAAAACGATCCGGTAAGCCTGGAAAGCCGCGTGCTGCTCACCCTGCAACAGCCAACGCCAACGCCCACCGGCACACCCACCGAAACCCCCACGCCGACAGAAACGGCGACGCCCTCCACCACGCCCACAGCCACACCGACCAGCACCAACACGCCGCCAGGGGCTACGCCAACGCCTTCGCCAACCCCTGTTGAAGACGAAATGACAGCCACGCCAACGCTGGAACCGACCCCCACGGAGACCCCTACCGCCACCCCATCTTCTTGA
- the prfA gene encoding peptide chain release factor 1, translated as MLDKIAKVVARYDEIEMQMSDPAIVSDYNRVNDLAQERSDLQPLVEAYRQHQTKSEELVGAREMLEMENDPEMKALAEAEIEQLLEAQAALEAEMRRLLVPKDARDDKNVFIEIRAGTGGDEAGIFAGDLLRMYTRYAESRGWKTQILDENSTGVGGYKEVVVGVRGKGAYSRLKYESGVHRVQRVPATESQGRIHTSAATVAVMPEVEDVEITLDERDLEITSTFSSGPGGQHMQKNATAARIVHKPSGIAVKIQSERSLLQNKQLGMAIIQARLQEIEESKQNASVAADRKSQVGSGDRSEKIRTYNYPQSRVTDHRIGYSSYNLTAVMSGDLDPFIDRLSVAEEAERLAAAE; from the coding sequence ATGCTCGATAAAATCGCCAAAGTCGTCGCCCGCTACGACGAAATCGAAATGCAGATGTCCGACCCGGCCATCGTCTCCGACTACAACCGCGTTAACGACCTGGCACAAGAACGCTCCGACCTACAGCCGCTGGTGGAAGCCTATCGCCAACATCAGACCAAAAGCGAAGAGTTGGTTGGCGCGCGTGAAATGCTGGAAATGGAAAACGACCCAGAGATGAAAGCCCTGGCCGAGGCCGAAATCGAACAACTGCTGGAAGCGCAGGCGGCCCTGGAAGCAGAAATGCGCCGTCTGCTGGTTCCCAAAGACGCCCGCGACGACAAAAACGTTTTCATCGAAATCCGCGCCGGCACAGGCGGCGACGAGGCCGGCATTTTTGCCGGCGATTTGCTGCGCATGTATACCCGCTACGCTGAATCGCGCGGCTGGAAGACGCAAATCTTGGATGAAAACAGCACCGGCGTTGGCGGCTACAAAGAGGTTGTCGTCGGCGTCCGGGGCAAGGGCGCGTATTCGCGGCTGAAATATGAGAGCGGCGTCCACCGGGTGCAGCGCGTCCCGGCCACCGAATCGCAAGGGCGCATCCACACCAGCGCCGCCACCGTCGCCGTGATGCCAGAGGTAGAAGATGTGGAAATCACCCTGGACGAACGGGACCTGGAGATTACCTCCACTTTTTCCTCCGGCCCAGGCGGCCAGCACATGCAGAAAAACGCCACAGCGGCGCGCATCGTCCACAAACCTTCGGGCATCGCCGTCAAAATCCAGTCGGAGCGCAGCCTGCTGCAAAACAAGCAGCTTGGCATGGCCATTATCCAGGCCCGCCTGCAAGAGATAGAAGAATCGAAGCAAAATGCTTCGGTCGCCGCCGACCGCAAATCGCAGGTGGGGTCTGGGGATCGCAGCGAAAAGATTCGCACTTATAATTACCCGCAGAGCCGGGTGACGGACCATCGTATCGGCTATTCCAGTTACAACCTGACGGCCGTTATGTCTGGCGACCTGGACCCCTTTATTGATAGACTCTCTGTCGCCGAAGAAGCGGAAAGGCTCGCCGCCGCGGAGTAA
- a CDS encoding DegV family protein, producing MSNKTKVAVVVDSTAYIPEELISKYKLHVIPLHVNWAGESLRDNVDIKPDEFYTRLTQAKDMPTTSQPSAGEFFDLYSQIAQTAESIVSIHISAELSGTIASAHAAAELMGDFPIEIVDSRSTSMGLGYLALAAAEAAAQGADYKTAAAAARAILPRLRLVFVVDTLEYLHRGGRIGGAQRLFGSMLSIKPLLQLEDGRIEPLDKVRTKSKAVQRLIEIAAESVQGARATHVTILNAAVPAEAESLAAQIRERIKPASLNIVEISPVIGTHTGPAALGLAWYTEP from the coding sequence GGTTGTGGACAGCACAGCTTATATTCCAGAAGAATTGATCAGCAAATACAAGCTGCACGTCATCCCCTTGCATGTCAATTGGGCGGGGGAGAGCCTGCGCGACAACGTAGACATTAAACCCGACGAGTTTTATACGCGGCTGACACAGGCCAAAGATATGCCAACCACGTCGCAACCATCGGCCGGCGAGTTTTTTGATCTGTACAGCCAGATTGCGCAAACGGCCGAAAGCATCGTCTCCATCCACATCTCCGCCGAACTCAGCGGCACCATCGCCTCCGCCCATGCCGCCGCCGAATTGATGGGCGACTTCCCCATCGAGATCGTGGACTCGCGCTCTACCTCCATGGGCCTGGGTTATCTGGCTCTGGCGGCCGCCGAAGCCGCGGCCCAGGGCGCGGACTACAAAACGGCCGCCGCTGCCGCGCGCGCAATTTTGCCCCGGCTGCGCCTGGTGTTTGTGGTGGATACGCTGGAATACCTGCATCGTGGCGGCCGTATTGGCGGCGCGCAGCGTTTGTTTGGTTCCATGCTGTCTATTAAACCACTGCTGCAATTGGAAGACGGCCGTATCGAACCCCTGGACAAAGTGCGCACCAAAAGCAAAGCCGTGCAGCGCCTGATAGAAATCGCCGCCGAAAGCGTGCAAGGCGCCCGCGCCACCCACGTCACCATTCTCAACGCGGCCGTCCCCGCCGAAGCGGAATCCCTGGCCGCCCAGATACGAGAACGTATCAAACCGGCCAGCCTTAACATCGTCGAAATCAGCCCGGTGATCGGAACCCACACTGGCCCGGCCGCCCTGGGACTGGCCTGGTACACCGAACCTTAA